In Patagioenas fasciata isolate bPatFas1 chromosome 11, bPatFas1.hap1, whole genome shotgun sequence, the following proteins share a genomic window:
- the LOC136106409 gene encoding olfactory receptor 14J1-like — translation MSYDRYVAICKPLHYGTLLGSRACVHMAAAAWATGFLLALLLTANTFSLPLCKGNALGQFFCEIPQILKLSCSHSYLRELGLIVVGACFASVCFVFIVLSYVQIFRAVLRIPSEQGRHKAFSTCLPHLAVVSLFLSTAMFAHLKPPSISSPSLDLVVSVLYSVVPPAVNPLIYSMRNQKFKDAIRKLMTVCFSKARGDNCSKSTPTAQFQDFAM, via the coding sequence atgtcctacgaccgctacgttgccatctgcaaacccctgcactacgggaccctcctgggcagcagagcttgtgtccacatggcagcagctgcctgggccactgggtttctccttgctctgctcctcacggccaatacattttcactgccactgtgcaaaggcaatgccctgggccagttcttctgtgaaatcccccagatcctcaagctctcctgctcacactcctacctcagggaacttgggcttattgtggtcggtgcctgttttgcttctgtgtgttttgttttcattgtgctgtcctatgtgcagatcttcagggccgtgctgaggatcccctctgagcagggacggcacaaagccttttccacctgcctccctcacctggccgtggtctccctgttcctcagcactgccatgtttgcccacctgaagcccccctccatctcctccccatccctggacctggtggtgtctgttctgtactcagtggtgcctccagcagtgaaccccctcatctacagcatgaggaaccagaagTTCAAGGATGCCataaggaaactgatgactgtttgcttttcaaaagca